DNA from Intestinimonas massiliensis (ex Afouda et al. 2020):
CGCCGGAGAACAGCGGGCACTGCCGATGCAGGTCAGAGATCACCGCCCAGGTGTGGTCCCGGGAGCCGTCGTTGACAAAGAGGACCCGGCTCTGATCGGAGATCCGCCCGGCGGCCGTCAGAGCCTCCAGCTTGGCCCGGAGGCGGCGGGCGGTCTCGGGCAGGACCTCCTCCTCATTGTAGCAGGGGACCACGATATAGAGGGTATCCGGATGTTCCACGGAGTCTTCACTCCCTTGTGTTTTATGATCCTTTCGATTATACCCCCTTTGGACGAAAAAAGCCATCCTTGTGTTCCAAATTTACTCGCTCAGAATGGAGCGCAGGCGTTCCATCGCCTTGCGCTCGATGCGGGACACCTGTACCTGGCTCACCCCCAGCACCTTGGCCGCCTTGTCCTGGGTGAGATTTTTGTAGTACCGCAGGAAGATAACCTGCTTTTCCCGGTCAGGCAGGCTTTCGATGGCCCCCCGGAGGGCCAGCTTCTCCACCACCCCCTCCTCCATGCCCTCGGTGCCCAGAACGGACTCCAGAGTGAAGCCCCCGTCCCCCGTCTCCATCTGGAGGGAGGCCACCGGCAGATTGGCCTCCTCGGCGGCGGCAATCTCCTCGGGCTCCAGCCCCGTCTCCTCCGAGAGCTCGGAGAGGGTGGGCTCCCGGCCCAGCAGGTGAGTCAGCCGGTCCCGGGCGGTCCGGATGGCGGTGCCCCGCTCCTTTACCCCCCGGCTGACCTTCACCGCCCCGTCGTCCCGGAGAAAGCGTCGGATCTCCCCGGCGATCTTGGGCACGGCATAGGTGGAGAACTGACAGCCGTAGGCCGTGTCGAAGCCCCGGACCGCCTTGAGAAAGCCCAGGCAGCCCAACTGATACAGGTCCTCCGGGTCCACGCCGCGGCCGTAATAGCGCCGGACGATGGACCAGATGAGTCCGGCGTTCTCCTCCAGCATCCGCTCGCAGGCCTCGTTGTCCCCGTTGTGGGCGGCTTCCAGGAGGGAGGAAGCCTCCAGCGCGCTCATGGGCTCACCGCCCGCCCGCCGCCAGGCGGCGGGAGATGCGGCGGCGCAGGGTGACGGTGGTGCCTTTTCCGGGGGCGGACTTCACCTTGAGGGCGTCCATAAAGCTCTCCATGATGGTGAAGCCCATGCCGGAGCGCTCCTCGTTCCCGGTGGTGAACAGAGGGGTGCGGGCCTGAGCCACGTCGGCGATGCCCACCCCCCAATCCTGGACCACCACCTCCAGCGTGTTGTCCTCG
Protein-coding regions in this window:
- a CDS encoding sigma-70 family RNA polymerase sigma factor, whose translation is MSALEASSLLEAAHNGDNEACERMLEENAGLIWSIVRRYYGRGVDPEDLYQLGCLGFLKAVRGFDTAYGCQFSTYAVPKIAGEIRRFLRDDGAVKVSRGVKERGTAIRTARDRLTHLLGREPTLSELSEETGLEPEEIAAAEEANLPVASLQMETGDGGFTLESVLGTEGMEEGVVEKLALRGAIESLPDREKQVIFLRYYKNLTQDKAAKVLGVSQVQVSRIERKAMERLRSILSE
- the spoIIAB gene encoding anti-sigma F factor, coding for MRNPVNSATVEFLSRSANEGFARTTAACFAAQMDPTLDEVNDIKTAVSEAVTNCIVHAYPNELGKIRMKLRLFEDNTLEVVVQDWGVGIADVAQARTPLFTTGNEERSGMGFTIMESFMDALKVKSAPGKGTTVTLRRRISRRLAAGGR